The Collimonas fungivorans Ter331 genome has a segment encoding these proteins:
- a CDS encoding chemotaxis response regulator protein-glutamate methylesterase: protein MKIGIVNDAPIAVEALRRTLVQRQDHEIIWIAEDGQRAIELCAWQVPDLILMDLMMPVLDGVAATRHIMAHTPCAILIVTGDVGANVSAVYDAMAYGALDAIDTPSTLSGYQRNDVNTMLAKIDSIEKLLNQRQSLPEQRAPAAAAVTTTAAAGAKRTSLPAPDSKYLIAIGASAGGPAALATLLSQLPADFPAALVVVQHVDAQFASGMAEWLSGQSKLPVRLAQAGDSPAPGQVLLAGTDDHLRLTRPFQLGYTEQPSGYPYRPSIDVFFQSVVELWAGKAVGILLTGMGRDGALGLKAMRDKGYYTIAQDRESSAVYGMPKAAALLDAADAILPVNQIAAKLVSIICKR, encoded by the coding sequence ATGAAGATCGGTATTGTCAACGATGCGCCGATTGCGGTGGAAGCGCTGCGCCGCACGCTGGTCCAGCGCCAGGACCACGAGATCATCTGGATTGCCGAGGATGGCCAGCGCGCCATTGAGCTGTGTGCATGGCAGGTGCCGGACCTGATCCTGATGGACCTGATGATGCCGGTGCTGGACGGCGTCGCCGCCACCCGCCACATCATGGCGCATACGCCATGTGCGATCCTGATCGTCACCGGCGACGTCGGCGCCAATGTCTCGGCAGTCTATGATGCCATGGCTTACGGCGCGCTGGATGCGATCGATACCCCGAGCACCCTGAGCGGTTACCAGCGCAACGACGTCAACACCATGCTGGCCAAGATCGACTCTATCGAAAAACTGCTCAACCAGCGCCAGTCGCTGCCGGAACAGCGGGCGCCGGCTGCCGCGGCGGTCACCACGACTGCCGCCGCCGGCGCTAAAAGAACATCGCTGCCGGCCCCCGACTCAAAATACCTGATCGCCATCGGCGCTTCCGCCGGCGGTCCCGCGGCGCTGGCCACCCTGCTGTCGCAGCTGCCGGCCGATTTCCCGGCGGCCCTGGTGGTGGTGCAGCATGTGGATGCCCAGTTCGCTTCCGGCATGGCCGAATGGCTCAGCGGCCAGTCGAAACTGCCGGTGCGGCTGGCGCAGGCCGGCGACAGCCCGGCGCCAGGCCAGGTGCTGCTGGCCGGGACCGACGACCATCTGCGCCTGACCCGGCCGTTCCAGCTCGGCTACACCGAACAACCCAGCGGCTATCCCTACCGGCCGTCGATCGACGTTTTTTTCCAGAGCGTGGTCGAATTGTGGGCGGGGAAAGCGGTCGGCATCCTGCTGACCGGCATGGGCCGCGACGGCGCCCTGGGGCTCAAAGCCATGCGCGACAAAGGTTACTACACGATCGCCCAGGACCGTGAATCCAGCGCTGTGTATGGCATGCCGAAGGCAGCCGCCCTGCTCGATGCGGCCGACGCCATCCTGCCGGTGAACCAGATAGCGGCAAAGCTGGTCAGCATCATATGCAAACGATAA
- a CDS encoding double zinc ribbon domain-containing protein — MSFFKNLLGLGHHGGGHNAPYRGKHGGAQQNTWGAAAPAQNNCLKCNAGNVAGARFCQQCGNSLQAPGCSGCGIAKVAGAKFCGNCGVPQ; from the coding sequence ATGAGCTTTTTCAAAAACCTGCTGGGCCTAGGACACCATGGCGGCGGCCACAATGCGCCATACCGCGGCAAGCACGGCGGCGCCCAGCAGAATACCTGGGGTGCGGCCGCACCCGCCCAGAATAATTGCCTGAAATGCAATGCCGGCAATGTCGCCGGCGCACGTTTTTGCCAGCAGTGCGGCAATTCCCTGCAAGCGCCGGGTTGCAGCGGTTGCGGCATTGCCAAGGTCGCAGGTGCAAAATTCTGCGGCAATTGCGGCGTGCCGCAATAA
- a CDS encoding patatin-like phospholipase family protein has product MTRTEKYQCCMVMAGGGFRFGYYLGMYAAAVETGNRPDLLLASCGGSIAAAVIQALPDDAQRKAWISSPAMYQFLCGLQSTPKAAIGRSFIHAVKRRLTASRAALIPDLFNDYFFDIPPQLPLPPLQAQAQDLPAVAIVGGKMLFSKDQVGQPRAGRKLFAETVFCDPRTAALLDSMPSPMSDPMWGDNAIAPQLLTDVQMPIGDAVRISISDMFYFPCHSHQGGHYTGGVVDLFPIELAKKLAQRVVMELKAPFSQALAIPAWRAVLGVDGNQRLRHVHSQHADVWIDASDVESVFHKRGMQQKLSWPKNRLRLLMPARHETYLEHVEAQWQYGYQRGLEAFGQPGPNYKQHMRHATRHNKASPG; this is encoded by the coding sequence ATGACCCGAACCGAAAAATATCAATGCTGCATGGTGATGGCGGGCGGCGGCTTCCGCTTCGGCTACTACCTCGGCATGTACGCCGCGGCAGTCGAAACAGGCAACCGGCCGGACCTGCTGCTGGCCAGCTGCGGCGGCTCGATCGCCGCCGCCGTGATCCAGGCGCTGCCGGACGATGCGCAGCGCAAGGCCTGGATCAGCTCGCCGGCCATGTACCAGTTCCTGTGCGGCTTGCAATCGACACCCAAGGCGGCCATCGGCCGCTCGTTCATCCATGCGGTCAAACGCCGCCTGACCGCCAGCCGCGCCGCGCTCATCCCGGACCTGTTCAACGATTATTTCTTCGACATCCCGCCGCAATTGCCGCTGCCGCCGCTGCAGGCGCAAGCGCAAGACCTGCCTGCGGTCGCCATCGTCGGCGGCAAAATGCTGTTTTCCAAGGACCAGGTGGGACAGCCCAGGGCCGGCCGCAAGCTGTTTGCCGAGACCGTGTTCTGCGATCCGCGCACGGCAGCGCTGCTGGACAGCATGCCCTCGCCCATGAGCGATCCGATGTGGGGCGACAACGCCATCGCGCCGCAATTGCTGACCGACGTCCAGATGCCGATCGGCGACGCCGTGCGGATTTCGATTTCCGACATGTTTTATTTTCCCTGCCACTCGCACCAGGGCGGGCACTATACCGGCGGCGTGGTCGACCTGTTTCCCATCGAGCTGGCGAAAAAACTGGCGCAGCGGGTGGTGATGGAATTGAAGGCGCCGTTCAGCCAGGCGCTGGCGATCCCAGCCTGGCGCGCGGTGCTGGGCGTGGACGGCAACCAGCGCCTGCGCCACGTGCACAGCCAGCATGCCGACGTCTGGATCGATGCCTCGGATGTGGAAAGCGTATTCCACAAGCGCGGCATGCAGCAGAAACTGTCGTGGCCGAAAAACCGCCTGCGCCTGCTGATGCCGGCCCGCCATGAAACTTACCTGGAACATGTGGAAGCGCAATGGCAGTATGGCTATCAGCGCGGGCTGGAAGCCTTTGGCCAGCCTGGTCCTAATTACAAGCAGCACATGCGTCACGCCACCAGGCATAACAAGGCCTCGCCAGGTTAG
- a CDS encoding TonB-dependent siderophore receptor, translated as MTTYSAATTPSAGILSRTAPVKPSLRVMSLAVTLALSAMAPQLTSAQPAAQQLAAAGNDAALPEVVVTAGNDQAPTEKTGSYTVRRSNSATKMDMSLRETPQSVSVITRAKMDDFKLDNVDRVLAGTTGVSVEKVETNRTYYTARGFDITNFQFDGVGIPLTFGLQDGDLDTALYDRVEVVRGANGLTSSTGNPSATVNFVRKRPTYDFQAAAGVSYGSWNTRRIDADVSGALNSDKTVAARVVVAHEDGNSYLDRYQPSKDVFYGVIEADLSNDTLLTLGYSYQKNDGKGAIWGALPLYYTDGTPTSYGVGTSTSASWSSWNSEEQRAFAELNHRFGNDWQWKTTLSHNKLSTDGKLFYVYGTPDRASGAGLFSYPSLYNSDNRQTVVDSYVSGKYALGGREHDLTFGASWSRSTLDDISHYGQGIGAALTASGAFDGSYPQPSFDASIDGSSYTGKRKTLYGATRLNLADNLKLLLGANYTDASTAGIAYGVSQQTSASSTTPYAGLVYDLNRNVSAYASYTEIFNPQYQTDISGATLKPVEGKSYELGLKSEFFNRKLNASAALFRVEQNNTAEQAGYLGAKAYYRAIDAHSEGLELELSGELAKGLQGSLGYTVMTIKDQDGNSAKNYVPKKTVRLATTYRLPQLEQLKVGASVNWQGNTSRTDALTATQNVTTVQQGYALLNLMARYDISKQVSVTANLNNLTNKKYISSLYASQGYYGEPINGSVAINWKY; from the coding sequence ATGACAACTTATAGCGCCGCGACGACGCCGTCGGCAGGTATTCTTTCACGCACAGCGCCAGTCAAGCCATCGCTTCGCGTCATGAGCCTGGCGGTAACGCTGGCGCTGTCGGCCATGGCGCCGCAGTTGACTTCAGCACAACCTGCGGCGCAGCAGCTGGCGGCCGCAGGCAACGATGCCGCGCTGCCGGAAGTCGTGGTCACGGCGGGCAACGACCAAGCCCCGACCGAGAAGACCGGCAGCTACACCGTGCGCAGGAGCAATTCCGCCACCAAGATGGACATGTCGCTGCGCGAAACGCCGCAGTCGGTATCGGTGATCACCCGCGCCAAGATGGATGATTTCAAGCTGGACAACGTCGACCGGGTACTGGCCGGCACCACCGGCGTTTCCGTCGAAAAAGTGGAAACCAACCGCACTTACTACACCGCGCGCGGTTTCGACATCACCAATTTCCAGTTCGACGGCGTCGGCATCCCGCTCACCTTCGGCCTGCAGGACGGCGACCTGGATACCGCCTTGTATGATCGCGTCGAAGTGGTGCGCGGCGCCAATGGCCTGACTTCTTCCACCGGCAATCCTTCGGCTACCGTCAACTTCGTGCGCAAGCGTCCGACCTACGATTTCCAGGCCGCCGCCGGCGTCAGCTACGGTTCCTGGAATACGCGCCGCATCGATGCCGACGTCTCGGGCGCGCTCAACAGCGACAAGACCGTGGCGGCGCGCGTGGTGGTGGCCCATGAAGACGGCAACTCCTACCTGGACCGCTACCAGCCCAGCAAGGACGTGTTCTACGGCGTGATCGAAGCCGACCTGAGCAACGACACCTTGCTGACCCTGGGTTACAGCTACCAGAAAAACGACGGCAAGGGCGCCATCTGGGGCGCTTTGCCGCTATATTACACCGACGGCACGCCGACCAGTTACGGCGTCGGCACCAGCACCTCAGCCAGCTGGTCGTCCTGGAATTCGGAGGAGCAGCGCGCCTTCGCCGAACTGAACCATCGCTTCGGCAACGACTGGCAATGGAAAACCACCCTCAGCCACAATAAGCTGAGCACCGACGGCAAGCTGTTCTATGTCTACGGCACGCCGGACCGGGCTAGCGGCGCCGGCCTGTTCAGTTATCCGTCGCTGTACAATTCCGACAACCGGCAGACCGTGGTCGACAGTTATGTCAGCGGCAAATATGCATTGGGCGGACGCGAGCACGACCTGACTTTCGGCGCCAGCTGGTCGCGTTCGACGCTGGACGACATTTCCCATTACGGACAAGGAATCGGCGCCGCGCTGACAGCCTCGGGCGCATTCGACGGCAGTTATCCGCAACCGAGCTTCGACGCCTCGATCGACGGGAGCTCCTACACCGGCAAGCGCAAGACCCTGTACGGCGCAACCCGCCTCAACCTGGCCGACAATCTCAAGCTGCTGCTTGGCGCCAACTACACCGACGCCAGCACCGCCGGCATTGCCTACGGCGTCAGCCAACAGACCAGCGCCAGCTCCACCACGCCATACGCCGGCCTGGTGTACGACCTGAACCGCAACGTATCGGCTTACGCCAGCTATACCGAGATTTTCAATCCGCAGTACCAGACCGACATCAGCGGCGCCACGCTCAAGCCGGTCGAAGGCAAGAGCTACGAGCTGGGCTTGAAGAGCGAATTTTTCAACCGCAAGCTGAATGCATCGGCAGCCCTGTTCAGGGTGGAGCAGAACAACACGGCGGAACAGGCCGGTTATCTCGGCGCCAAGGCCTATTACCGTGCCATCGACGCCCATTCGGAAGGCCTGGAGCTGGAATTGTCCGGCGAACTGGCGAAGGGTTTGCAGGGCAGCCTCGGCTACACCGTGATGACCATCAAGGACCAGGACGGCAATTCGGCCAAGAACTACGTCCCGAAAAAGACCGTACGGCTGGCCACCACCTACCGGCTGCCGCAGCTGGAACAGCTGAAAGTAGGCGCCAGCGTCAACTGGCAAGGCAATACCAGCCGCACCGATGCGCTGACCGCGACCCAGAACGTCACCACGGTGCAGCAAGGTTATGCCTTGCTCAACCTGATGGCGCGCTACGACATCAGCAAGCAGGTCAGCGTCACCGCCAACCTCAACAACCTCACCAACAAAAAGTACATTTCCAGCCTGTATGCGAGCCAGGGTTATTATGGCGAGCCGATCAACGGCAGCGTTGCGATTAACTGGAAATACTGA
- a CDS encoding cation diffusion facilitator family transporter, whose product MSAGHSHALPTSQNEKYIWIALGLTSTFLVVEVIGGLITGSLALISDAAHMLTDTMALAIALAAIRIARRAPDAKRTFGYHRFEILAAAFNAVLLFLVAMYILYEAYQRFRSPAEIQSTGMLVIAVFGLLVNLVSMRLLSGGKDASLNVKGAYLEVWSDMLGSVGVIVGALVIRYTGWEWVDSLIAVLIGFWVLPRTWILLKESINILLEGVPEGMDIEQVQGALRAVPGVVSVHDFHLWAVTSGKASLTAHVVYDPAYPAEQLLPVLKEVLASQFAVYHTTLQFELSPCAHTEDGCNYSAPEEVHVHA is encoded by the coding sequence ATGAGCGCAGGCCACTCGCACGCCTTACCCACCAGCCAGAACGAAAAATACATCTGGATCGCCTTAGGACTGACTTCGACCTTCCTGGTGGTCGAAGTGATCGGCGGCCTGATCACCGGCAGCCTGGCGCTGATCTCGGACGCAGCGCACATGCTGACCGATACCATGGCGCTGGCGATTGCGCTGGCGGCGATCCGCATCGCCAGGAGGGCGCCGGACGCCAAGCGTACCTTTGGCTACCACCGTTTCGAGATCCTGGCTGCAGCATTCAACGCCGTCTTGTTGTTCCTGGTGGCGATGTACATCCTGTACGAGGCCTACCAGCGTTTCCGCAGTCCGGCTGAAATCCAGTCGACCGGCATGCTGGTGATCGCCGTCTTCGGCCTGCTCGTCAACCTGGTCAGCATGCGCCTGCTGAGCGGCGGCAAGGACGCCAGCCTGAACGTCAAGGGAGCCTACCTGGAAGTCTGGAGCGACATGCTGGGTTCGGTCGGCGTGATTGTCGGCGCGCTGGTGATCCGCTATACCGGCTGGGAATGGGTCGATTCGCTGATTGCGGTGTTGATCGGCTTCTGGGTCTTGCCGCGCACCTGGATCCTGCTCAAGGAGAGCATCAATATCCTGCTGGAAGGGGTACCGGAAGGGATGGACATCGAACAGGTGCAGGGCGCGCTGCGCGCGGTGCCAGGGGTGGTGAGCGTGCATGATTTCCACTTATGGGCGGTCACCAGCGGCAAGGCCAGCCTGACCGCGCATGTGGTGTACGACCCGGCTTATCCGGCGGAACAATTGCTGCCGGTGCTGAAGGAAGTCCTGGCGTCGCAGTTTGCGGTGTATCACACCACGCTGCAGTTCGAGCTCAGTCCCTGCGCCCATACCGAGGACGGCTGCAATTACAGTGCGCCTGAGGAGGTACACGTGCATGCCTGA
- a CDS encoding PepSY-associated TM helix domain-containing protein — MTTRPFMVILHRWFGLAAAVFLFIAGATGAVISWDHELDAWLNPQLFHAYSADQPLSGKALPGLELANRVEAQDPRLRVTYVMTESEPGHTSSMMVEGRIDPASGKPYDLGFNQVAVDPVSAEIQGKRMWGAISLSRENLLPFLYKLHYTMHLPEVGGIELGVWLMGLIGIVWVLDCFIALWLSFPNWRSWRKSFAFRWRQGGHKFNFDLHRSGGVWLWMLLLLLAVTSVSMNLYNPVMRPIVQTFSTLTPDPFDSRKPVAPALAAKTEPAVSRERVAQLAREDGQRRGWMVPVGGVFYSSAFGLYGVGFFEAGNDHGDVGLGNSWLYYDAADGHAAGAKIPGSGSAGDIFMQAQFPLHSGRILGLTGRILISLMGAVVALLSATGVIIWARKRRARMLAARHAAQLALPKASRRRTAVAE; from the coding sequence ATGACGACACGTCCTTTCATGGTCATCCTGCATCGCTGGTTCGGCCTGGCGGCTGCGGTGTTCCTGTTCATCGCCGGCGCTACCGGCGCCGTCATTTCCTGGGATCATGAACTCGACGCCTGGCTTAATCCGCAGCTGTTCCATGCCTACAGCGCCGACCAGCCCTTGTCCGGCAAGGCCTTGCCAGGGCTGGAGCTGGCGAACCGGGTGGAAGCGCAGGATCCGCGCCTGCGCGTCACCTACGTGATGACGGAAAGCGAACCCGGGCATACCAGCAGCATGATGGTGGAAGGGCGCATCGATCCGGCCAGCGGCAAGCCCTACGACCTCGGCTTCAACCAGGTCGCGGTCGATCCGGTCAGCGCCGAGATACAGGGCAAGCGCATGTGGGGCGCCATCTCGCTCAGCCGCGAGAACCTGCTGCCGTTCCTGTACAAGCTGCACTACACCATGCATCTGCCCGAGGTCGGTGGCATCGAGCTGGGGGTATGGCTGATGGGTCTCATCGGCATCGTCTGGGTGCTGGACTGTTTCATCGCCTTGTGGCTGTCGTTCCCCAACTGGCGCAGCTGGCGCAAGTCGTTCGCATTCCGCTGGCGCCAGGGCGGGCACAAGTTCAATTTCGACCTGCATCGCTCCGGCGGCGTCTGGCTCTGGATGTTGCTGCTGTTGCTGGCGGTGACCTCGGTTTCGATGAACCTGTATAACCCGGTGATGCGTCCCATCGTGCAAACCTTCTCGACGCTGACGCCGGATCCGTTCGACAGCCGCAAGCCGGTCGCACCGGCATTGGCTGCCAAGACAGAACCGGCGGTCAGCCGCGAACGGGTAGCGCAACTGGCGCGCGAGGACGGACAGCGCCGCGGCTGGATGGTACCGGTCGGCGGGGTATTCTATTCTTCCGCCTTCGGTTTGTACGGCGTCGGGTTTTTCGAAGCCGGCAACGACCATGGCGATGTCGGCCTGGGCAACAGCTGGCTGTATTACGATGCCGCCGACGGCCATGCTGCCGGCGCCAAGATCCCCGGCAGCGGCAGCGCCGGAGACATTTTCATGCAGGCGCAGTTTCCTTTGCATTCGGGACGCATCCTTGGCCTTACCGGACGCATCCTGATTTCCTTGATGGGGGCGGTAGTGGCCTTGCTGAGCGCGACCGGCGTGATCATCTGGGCGCGCAAGCGCCGCGCACGCATGCTGGCGGCGCGGCATGCGGCGCAACTGGCTTTGCCGAAGGCAAGCAGGCGACGTACGGCGGTCGCCGAATAA
- a CDS encoding GGDEF domain-containing response regulator, protein MPKELNLDIDQPPDDYPVMVLLVDDQAMVGEAVRRALANQINIDFHYCAHPDEAIEAAQKTRPTVILQDLVMPGIDGLTLVRQYRANPATRNVPIIVLSTREDPAVKSAAFTAGANDYLVKLPDTIELVARIRYHSRSYVNLLQRDEAYRALRQSQQQLLETNLELQRLTNSDGLTGLANRRYFDEYFSAEWKRAEREQSSLSLLMIDVDDFKLYNDTYGHLAGDTALKQVAESIGHFARRPTDLAARIGGEEFVLVLPSMSREHMEIQADKLQAAVHALGIAHASSSNDARVTVSVGGASMVPQRGSSQEKLVEAADQALYRAKRGGKNRVEIAQ, encoded by the coding sequence ATGCCTAAAGAACTCAATCTCGACATCGATCAGCCGCCGGACGACTATCCGGTCATGGTGCTGCTGGTCGACGACCAGGCCATGGTGGGCGAAGCCGTCAGGCGCGCGCTGGCGAACCAGATCAACATCGATTTCCATTACTGCGCCCATCCCGATGAAGCGATCGAAGCCGCCCAGAAAACCCGGCCCACGGTCATCCTGCAAGACCTGGTGATGCCCGGCATCGACGGCCTGACGCTGGTGCGCCAGTACCGCGCCAATCCGGCCACCCGCAACGTGCCTATCATCGTGCTGTCGACCCGCGAAGATCCCGCGGTCAAGAGCGCGGCGTTTACCGCCGGCGCCAACGACTATCTGGTCAAGCTGCCCGACACCATAGAGCTGGTGGCGCGCATCCGCTACCATTCGCGCTCTTACGTCAACCTGCTGCAGCGCGACGAGGCCTATCGCGCGCTGCGCCAGAGCCAGCAGCAGCTGCTGGAAACCAACCTGGAGCTGCAGCGCCTGACCAATTCGGACGGCCTCACCGGGCTCGCCAACCGCCGTTATTTCGATGAATATTTCAGCGCCGAATGGAAGCGCGCCGAACGCGAGCAAAGCTCGCTGTCGCTGCTGATGATCGATGTCGACGATTTCAAGCTGTATAACGATACCTACGGCCATCTGGCCGGCGACACCGCGCTCAAGCAGGTGGCGGAAAGCATCGGCCACTTTGCAAGGCGCCCGACCGATCTCGCGGCGCGCATCGGCGGTGAGGAGTTTGTACTGGTGCTGCCGTCCATGTCGCGCGAGCACATGGAGATCCAGGCCGACAAGCTGCAGGCGGCGGTGCATGCGCTGGGCATCGCTCATGCCTCATCCAGCAATGACGCCAGAGTCACGGTCAGCGTCGGTGGCGCCAGCATGGTGCCGCAGCGCGGCAGCTCGCAGGAAAAACTGGTGGAAGCGGCCGACCAGGCGCTGTATCGCGCCAAGCGCGGCGGCAAGAACCGGGTCGAGATCGCGCAGTAA
- a CDS encoding hybrid sensor histidine kinase/response regulator: MNADELRDASMLDLFRMEVETQAQVMSSGLLAIERAPQHEPPQQQLEACMRAAHSIKGAARIVGVQAGVDVTHVMEDCFVWAQQGKVQLGPRRIDLLLHGVDLLQRIAASAEDLELWQAGSGRKEIETFLRGLETSLQQADDRAREAESVPELVPFSVPISEPAIVAAAETDDAVPAADEAMTGQNQGKNQDKIKNQDQGDRMLRVTAAHLNQLVSLSGESLVESRWLPAFNQSLLRLKRLQQNTAQSLEALHDSLREGNLAGAHLKALQDVRQNIDASQKMLAERLTELELFERRNSSRAQRLYDQALASRMRPFADRVVGYDRMVRDLGRTLGKQVKLEINGQTTQVDRDILEQLDAPLVHLLRNALDHGIETPQQRRAAGKDEEGLVTLTARHHAGLLQITISDDGNGVDLEQLRAAVVRRGLVDHATAGRLSDAELLHFLLLPGFSMRDTVTEISGRGVGLDVVHNMLKRMRGTVQIFSEAGHGMRFQLQLPLTLSLVRSLLVSIGGEPYAFPLAYVNRTMILERSQIESLEGRQHFAFEERQIGLVAASQILQSGDAAASGDRIALVVIGDQTQTYGLQVDRLLGEHMLVVQPLDARLGKIKDVAAAALMEDGSPVLILDVADMLNSVEKLIAQGQLSKIQGNSSQQQVQTSKRVLVVDDSLTVRELERKLLSNRGYTVRVAVDGMDGWNALRSEPFDLVVTDIDMPRMDGIELVTLIKKNLQLKAIPVMIVSYKDRQEDRQRGLEAGADYYLAKASFHDETLLQAVEDLIGEAHS; encoded by the coding sequence TCGACGTCACCCATGTCATGGAGGACTGTTTTGTCTGGGCGCAGCAGGGAAAAGTGCAGCTTGGACCGCGCCGCATCGACCTGCTGCTGCACGGCGTCGACCTGCTGCAGCGGATCGCCGCCAGCGCAGAGGACCTGGAACTGTGGCAGGCCGGCAGCGGCCGCAAGGAAATCGAAACTTTCCTGCGCGGCCTGGAAACCAGCTTGCAGCAAGCCGATGACCGCGCCCGCGAAGCGGAATCGGTCCCGGAATTGGTCCCGTTCTCGGTCCCGATCTCGGAACCGGCAATTGTGGCGGCGGCAGAAACGGACGACGCCGTACCGGCAGCCGATGAGGCGATGACAGGCCAGAACCAGGGCAAAAACCAGGACAAGATCAAGAACCAGGACCAGGGCGACCGCATGCTGCGCGTCACCGCCGCGCACTTGAACCAGCTGGTCAGCCTGTCCGGCGAATCGCTGGTGGAATCGCGCTGGCTGCCCGCCTTCAACCAATCCCTGCTGCGCTTGAAACGGCTGCAGCAGAACACCGCGCAATCGCTGGAAGCCTTGCATGATTCGCTGCGCGAGGGCAATCTCGCAGGCGCCCACCTCAAGGCCTTGCAGGATGTCCGGCAAAATATCGACGCCAGCCAGAAGATGCTGGCCGAGCGCCTGACTGAACTGGAGCTGTTCGAACGGCGCAACAGCAGCCGCGCGCAGCGTCTGTACGACCAGGCGCTGGCCAGCCGCATGCGGCCGTTCGCCGATCGCGTGGTCGGCTACGACCGCATGGTGCGCGACCTCGGGCGCACGCTGGGAAAGCAGGTCAAGCTGGAGATCAACGGCCAGACCACCCAGGTTGACCGCGACATCCTCGAGCAGCTGGACGCGCCGCTGGTGCACCTGCTGCGCAATGCGCTCGACCACGGCATCGAAACGCCGCAGCAGCGGCGCGCCGCCGGCAAGGATGAAGAAGGCCTGGTCACGCTGACCGCGCGCCATCATGCCGGCCTGCTGCAAATCACCATCAGCGACGACGGCAACGGCGTCGACCTGGAACAATTGCGTGCCGCCGTGGTGCGGCGCGGCCTGGTGGACCACGCCACCGCGGGCCGCCTGAGCGATGCCGAGCTGCTGCATTTCCTGCTGCTGCCCGGCTTCAGCATGCGCGACACGGTGACCGAAATTTCCGGGCGCGGGGTCGGCCTGGATGTGGTCCACAACATGCTCAAGCGCATGCGCGGCACCGTCCAGATTTTCAGCGAAGCCGGCCACGGCATGCGTTTCCAGCTGCAATTGCCGCTGACGCTGTCGCTGGTGCGCAGCCTGCTGGTCAGCATTGGCGGCGAGCCCTACGCCTTTCCGCTGGCGTACGTCAACCGCACCATGATATTGGAGCGGAGCCAGATCGAATCGCTGGAAGGCCGCCAGCATTTTGCCTTTGAAGAACGCCAGATCGGCCTGGTCGCTGCCAGCCAGATCCTGCAGAGCGGCGATGCGGCCGCAAGCGGCGACCGCATTGCCCTGGTAGTGATCGGCGACCAGACCCAGACCTACGGTTTGCAGGTTGACCGACTGCTGGGCGAACACATGCTGGTGGTGCAACCGCTGGATGCACGCCTGGGCAAGATCAAGGATGTGGCGGCGGCGGCGCTGATGGAAGACGGCTCCCCGGTGCTGATACTGGACGTGGCCGACATGCTCAATTCGGTTGAGAAACTGATTGCCCAGGGCCAGCTCAGCAAGATCCAAGGCAACAGCAGCCAGCAGCAGGTGCAGACCAGCAAGCGGGTGCTGGTGGTCGACGATTCGCTTACCGTGCGCGAACTGGAACGCAAGCTGCTGAGCAACCGCGGTTATACGGTGCGCGTCGCGGTGGACGGCATGGACGGCTGGAACGCCCTGCGCAGCGAACCGTTCGACCTGGTGGTGACCGATATCGACATGCCGCGCATGGATGGCATCGAGCTGGTCACCTTGATCAAGAAAAACCTGCAGCTGAAAGCCATCCCGGTCATGATCGTGTCATACAAGGACCGCCAGGAAGACCGCCAGCGCGGGCTCGAAGCCGGCGCCGATTATTACCTGGCCAAAGCCAGCTTCCATGACGAAACCCTGCTGCAGGCGGTGGAAGACCTGATCGGCGAGGCCCACTCATGA
- a CDS encoding CHRD domain-containing protein, with protein sequence MTTLLKNVKPSLFASVALALLLAACSTMSADTNHSSEVTLDGAHEVPANGSSASGAGTIVVKADKSVSGSVTTRGIQGKVAHIHEGALGKNGPVLVGLTKTGDNMWSVPDGTKFTDAQYASYMAGNLYINVHSATNPGGEIRGQLLP encoded by the coding sequence ATGACTACCCTACTAAAAAATGTAAAGCCATCGTTGTTCGCTTCTGTTGCACTGGCCCTGCTGCTTGCGGCGTGTTCGACAATGTCCGCCGATACCAACCATAGCAGCGAAGTAACCCTGGACGGCGCCCATGAAGTGCCGGCCAACGGCTCGAGCGCAAGCGGCGCCGGCACCATCGTGGTCAAGGCCGACAAATCGGTCAGCGGCAGCGTCACCACCCGCGGCATACAAGGGAAAGTGGCGCATATCCATGAAGGCGCGCTGGGCAAGAACGGCCCCGTCCTGGTGGGCCTGACCAAGACCGGCGACAACATGTGGTCGGTGCCGGACGGCACCAAGTTCACCGATGCCCAGTACGCCAGCTACATGGCGGGCAACCTGTATATCAACGTCCACAGCGCCACCAATCCCGGCGGCGAAATCCGCGGCCAGCTGCTGCCCTGA